CTGGAGCCAGGCAGCCTCCAGTCCCCCTCCTTTTCAGCTTTGTTATTCTCTGTATCCTGTCCAGGGTACAAAGGAGTTATCTTGGGCTGAACCCCTCTCTTCAACAACAGAGGACCGGGGGACTCCTCCCTCTGACCAGCCTACAGTCTGGGAAGctgagttttcctttttcttaagcTAACTCCTGATCCCACTGAGGGACATAAAGGGCAGTAGTTTGGAAGAAGCCTCAGCCTTGGCCCTGCTTTTCTTCTGGGAAGCTGACCTTCCCTCTAGCCTCGTGGTGCCATTGTTAGGAAGTGTGGCTGAAAGAGGCAAATTGTTAGGTGCAATCAGGAAACCGCATCTGCATCCATGGCTGAGGGACAGTCAGGATGATACTTGGGCCCTCTCTTACTCCATCTTCTTTGGGGACTCTGGGATGCTCTCAGAGAGTGGGGTGAAGCCCAGCAGGAGGACATGTCTCTCGTAGGCCTTGGTCTGCTTGAACATGGTGTCAGTCCCATGGAGGTGGTCCAGCACACCCAGCACTCCATAACACTGGTTGAACCTAAAAGAGAGAGGAGGGCACTGCAGTGCCAGCACTGGAGGCCCCTGTGGATAGCCCATTTCATTTGTGCCAGCCTCACACATTTCTCAGCCCTCCTACCCCACACATGTCACCACTATCCTGATCGTCTGCATCAGAAAAAGTTGGGGAGTTGCTACCAATGCACCTTCTGGGGGCCACTCCAAACCTGCAATATGCAGTATCTGGAATCTTCCTTTGAAAAGCTTGCTGTGTGATTCTGATGCCCACAGTTTAAGGATTTCTAGCAGAACTAGGCTTCAGGTATGAAATCACCAGCATCAGAATCCCCTAAAACACTTACTAAAATGCAGGTTTCCTGGCCCTGCTCCCCCAGATACTTTAGTTCAGCATATTTGGAGGGGAATCCAAGAGGCTGTATTTTAAACAAGCATCTCAGGTGATTCAGATATAGTAGGTTTGTAAACTATACTTGAAAAAGTCTGGGGCTTTCAGAGAGTACATGACTTCCCTGTAATTGCATGCAGGAGTTTTATGCATATATGTACTTTTCTAAAGAGAATGTCCAGAGCTTATTCAAAGGGCCCAGAACCCAAATAAAGGTTAAAAACCCCCAGTTGGAGGGGGACCCAACTGCAGAAGGAAAAGAGTAAAGTAAGGTCATCCCAGTGTGGTCCTTATTTTCCCAACCATCAGACCTGTTCTCCAACTAGCACTCACATGTAAACTGAGACACCAGTGTCTGCTATCAGAAATGAAGGAGGGAGGGTGATGGTTATTGCCCAGGGACCCATTGTAAGGAGAGCGTCCTTACTTGCGATGGTGGTAGTCGTGGAATTCAGGTGAAGGTAGGAAAGGTAGGTGGTAGCCACAGtgggagatggtggtgatgatgagggCCAAGGAAAACCACGTGGTGATGGAGGACAAGTGGGAGCCCATTACTAACGGGCCCACTATTGCTGGTAGCATGTTGGAGACCTGCAAGGAGAGGGATCATTGAAGGTGGGCCTAGCTAAGTGTACACTTAGCCCCAAGGTGGTACTAGAGGCAAACTTCCTTGACCCAGAACTGGAGAAACCGGGTTTCAGGATCTTGATTTGTTGAAGCATTCACCTTTTTAACTTGGGACAAATTAATGAGTTTGAGCCTCATCTTTCTTGTTAgcaaaattaagattaaaaaggTTGTTAgagggacaggtgtggtggctcacgcctgtaatcttagcactttgggaggctgaggcgggtggatcacctgaagttgggagttcaagaccagcctgaccaacatggagaaaacccgtctctactaaaaatacaaaattagccaggtgtggtggcatatgcctgtaatcccagctacttagaaggctgaggcaggagaattgcttgaacctaggaggtggaggttgcggtgagctgagatcatgccattgcactccagccttggcaacaaaagtgaaacttggtctccaaaaaaaaataaaaaagttgttggaggagccaggtgtggtggttcatgcctgtaatcccagcaatttgggaggcagaggcgggaggcaactctacaaaaataaaaataaaaaattagccagatgtggtgaacacctgtggtctcagctgtttgggaggctgaagatagaggatcacatgagcccagtagttggaggctgcagtgaactatgatcacaccattgcacttcaacctggatgataggcaaactctgtctcaaaaagaaaaaaaaaaaaagttgttggcATGATTAAATGGGATAACTGTGTTAGGCACTTAACATAGCCTGGCATATGGAAGGTTgacaataaatggtagctatttttaaatgagaagaaaaagccaGTGTGGTCTATGTTTCTGCAGGAGACCTTCAGGAAAGTTGTTGGGGCTGTCTGTCCTTTGCTTTACTCACCACATGCTCGATAGGGTGGGCATAGAGCGAGATCACACCAATGGGAGCTGTCCACTCGTGGTGTTTCTTGTGGATTTTCTTGTAGAATGTTGGGTGGTGAAGGAGCCTGGGGAAATAGTTATTAGTCAATAACCTGCtgattcctctttctccctccccgaCCAAACCATGAGAAACCAAAAATGGGAACTAGGGGTTACAGCCACAGAGCAAAGTTAAAAACACCCAGACCTGCCTTCAAGTTTCAACCCCAGCCCTTATGCTGCATAGTTTGGGAGTGGGTTGCTTTGCCTCTCTACCCCAGTTGTATTGCTGTAAAATGGGATGCTGGCCAGAGAGGATTGAATAAGGAAATGGATGGGAAAGTGCCCTGGCTCCCACACAATCAGAGAGGCCTTTTCTTTTCTGGACATTCATTCCTCAGTTGTCTCAAGTTGTCAGTTATGAGACAACTAGTGGTCTCCCTCTTAACCATTCAATGGGAGACTTGAGACTAGGGAGTATTTTATTGGCCTAAACGCAATTCAgaagcctgttttatttttttgctttgagacaagttctcgctctgctctgtcacccagggtggagtgcagtggtgtgatcacagctcactgcacctttgacctcccaggctcatgtgatcttcccaagtagctgggactgcaagtgcacaccaccacacctggctaattaaaaaaatttttttgtagagacgggggtcttcTGACGTtccccaggctaatctcaaactcctgggctcaagtgatccgcccaccttggcctcccaaagtgctaggattacaagcgtgagtcactgcacctggcctcagtttccttgatCAGTGAGCCCTAGACAGGGTGAGGAGCCAGCTGTGCCTCAGGCAGAGACTGCTCACCGGTGTGAATAGTAGAACAATACTTCCTCGATCAGCGTGAAGATGGCCAGCTCCAGAAGGAACCAGTGGAAGGTGGGTAGCTCACGGCGGCAGGGGTCTCCCCACCATTTGaggaagggatagaggaagaccaccatgGGGAAAGAGATCATGCACTGGTTGAAAAGAACTGTGCGGATAGACTGGCGCAGTTTCACAGGGTCCACCTGCCcgagggaagagaggagggaaacGGACAAGAGTGTGAGAAGTAGGTTCCACCGTGACCTGCTCACAGGAGGCCCTCAGTCCAGCTGGATTCTGGGAGAGATGTTGAGGCACAGCCAGTAGCTCCTGACTGCCACCTAGCCCTGGGCCTGGAAACGTAGCAGAATAAGGCCCTGGCTCCTAGGCAGGTGAGTAATGCCACTGCCCCTGGAAACTTCAATAGCCTTCAATCTGTGCTGGAACCTGTCTTCAGCACAGTGGTTCCACACATTATCACCACTGCCCTCCCCGTTTCTCTGGCCAGGCTCCATGTACTTGCAGGTAACTTGGGAAGCCTCCAGGGTGCTTAGAGAAGGCTGTGACTCTCTGGTTGACACCCCATTTCAGCCTTTTAGCTCCACCTCATAGAGAACCATATTCATGATTGGATGTAGAGAACAAGGTCATCTGCCTCCTCTTGTGGTCCAGCCTTACTGCAGTAGGCCCAGCACAAAGAAGCAGGTCAGCCAGTGAGCTGCTTATCTAGCTTCTTTACGAACTTCCTGGTTTTCACAGTGACACTGTCAAGATGGGGGCCTGCCCAAGCATTTCCACCAGGGTCCACTGTGCAGAGCTGGCCCCAAGTGTCCAAACTCCATTTGGCCTCAATACTACAGCCAGTATTTCCTCCAGAATCAGCAACCCCTTGACCTTTCCTTTTGTCAGAGCACTGGGCCTCCAGGGAACAGTCCTGTGACCTTAGATTACTTGCTGGGTCCTGATGAACTTGTTTAGTTAGAAGGGATTTCTCCAAGTTCCCTCTGTGAGCTGGAGGTATTTCTGCCCCAAAGCAAGACAGAGGTTTAGAATGGTCCCCAACTTGAGgcctgcctcttcctccagccTTTCCAGGCACTGCATGCATTGACTGACTTCAGAATTCACTCTTTGTTTACTTCCATCCCATTTTGAGGCCAGGTCTTTCCAGCAGTTGTGAGAGGACATATTAGGTGAGGCCATTACACCTTCTGGAAACCTTGACCaaggtggggcagggggtggtATCACAtctacccatttatttatttagctgatATTTATAGAGCACCCACTATGTAGCACTCAGTGTTCTGGGTGTTGAAAATAAAGCAATGAGCAAAACCAAGATTCCTGCCCCTATAGAATTTATATTCCAGTGGGAAAGGTAGACTAGatacaacaaatataaatataaatgtaaatagaaatataaatatataagctggggacagtggctcatacctgtaatcccagcactttgtggaaggtggaggtgagaggattgcttgaggccaggaattggggaccagcctgggcaacataatgagaccccatcaaataaaaaaaaaaaaattaaccgggtgtggtggtatgcacctgtagtcccagctactcaggaggccggggTGGAAGGTTCatgtgagtccaggagtttaaggcactccagcctgcgtgagtGGGTGACAcccaatctctttaaaaaaaaaaaaaaaaagaaaaggcaataatATAGACAAGAGATGATGGTGAATTGGACCAGGGTAatagtggtggaggtggtgagaagtggtAAGAAGTGATTGGATTCTGAATTTGTTTTGGAAATAGAGTTAATAGGTTCCCCGATAGATTGGATGTGGGTACGAAGGAAAGAGAGTAGTCACGAATGACTCCAAGgtttttggcctgagcaactAGAAGACTGGAATTGCCATCcatactggggaggctgtgggtAGTAACTAATGGTTCTGGCAGGACGATCAGAAATGCTCTTTTGGACCTGATGAATTGGCAGTGTCTACTAGTATCCATGTGGAGATGTCAAGGAGGGAGTTGGATATTTTAGCTTGAAATTCAGGAGAGACTTCTGGGCTAGAGAGGTCAGTGTGTGAGCTGTCGGCCCATAGACGGTATTTAAAGTCATGGCACTGAAGAGATAACTGTACAGAGAAAAGACCAAGGCCAAAGCCCATGGGACACTCAACATCAAGAAGTTGGGGAGTAGAGAAGGAACTAGGAAAGAGACAGTGAAGAAGTGAGCAAtcagatgaggctgcagtgagctgagatggtgccattgcactccagactgggtgacagagcaagacttttttttttttttttttttgagacagagtctctcttgtctccaggctggagtgcagtgacaagatctcagctcactgcaacattcacctcccaggttcaagcaattctgcctcagcctcccgagtagctgggactataggcatgcgccaccatgcctagctaatttttgtacttttagtagagatggggtttcatcatgttggccaggatggtctccatctcttgatcttgtaatccgcctgcctcggcctcccatagtgctgggattacaggcgtgagccatgcccAGtcaactctgtctcttaaaaaaaaaaaagatgtgagggGCATACCTAGAGAGTGGGGTGTCCTGGAAGCCaagtgaagaaaatatttcaaggcTGAGGGGATCAGCGGCTGTGGAAATGCCTGTGGTGCTCTAATGAGACCAGATCATTGGTGAACTTGCCAAAAGAAATGTTGGTAGAGCCTTAATAAAGGGTGACACCTGATTTGGAGGAGGTTTATAGAGAAGGTGAGACACTGCTTTCGTGATTAGGAGAGATGCTGGCTGAAGGATTTAGGGTTTGAGTTTTATGATGTCTCAAACTTActttcaaataggaaaaatgtatagatgcatatatatttgcatatttatatataaagcagaaataaaatgttttaaattggtGAATCTAAGTGATATGTAAATGCATAATCATTACagtatttttcaacttttctgtatgtatttttaatgtttttcataatttaaaaatgttgggGAAAAGAGTagacagctgggcgtggtggctcacacctgtaatcctagcactttgggaggctgaggctggtgaatcacccaaggtcaggagtttgagaccagcctggccaacattgtgaaatcctgtctctactaaaaataaaaaaattagctgggtgtggtggcatgggcctgtattcccttctacttgggaggctgaggcaggagaattgcttgaaactggtaagtggaggttacaatgagctgaaatcacagtgtcactgcactccagcctagatgacagagggagactctgtctcaaaaaaaaaaaaaaaaaaatcccaaataaaaGTGGACAGAAAGGAATTGGAAACTATATAGATAATTTATTCAAAGAACTCTGCTAGTCAGGGGTTGTTCTTTCtgttgctggtgtgtgtgtgtgtttggtttttttgtgagacagggtcttagttgcccaggctggagtgcagtggcgggaccacagctcactgcagcctcaacctcctgggctcaagtagtcctcccacctcagcctctcaagtagctaggactacaggtgtgcaccatcacacccagctaatttttgcatcttttgtagagacagtgttggggttgtcatgttgcccagactggtctcaaactcctgagcttaggcgatctgcctgtctcagccttacaaagtggtaggattacaagtgtgaaccacagcacctggcctgtttttttttcttctttttaagtcagcttctcgctgtcacccaggctagagtgcagtggtatgatcatagctcactgtaaccttggcctcctgggctccatcaatcctcccatctcagcttcccaagtagctgggactgcaggcacatgccacctcacTTGcctagttaaaattttttttttgtagagatggatctcattctgtcacccaggctggtctcgaactcctgggctcaagtgatccccctgcctcagcctcccaaagtctgggattacaggccaccacaactggcctgtttttttttttttctttttgagtcaggatCTCACTGTCTAACGCAGgctgatttcaagtgattcttctggctcagcctcccaaagtctgggattacagtagtgagccCCCAcacttggtgtttttttttttttttttttaagatggaaaaaaattacagcatgtttgtaataatctagagaggaataatgagcaaaagagagggaaaagaagataaaagaaagcaaagagagaatTACTGCAGCCATTTCCTGAATGTAGTACATGGATAGGAGAGGAATCACCCATAGACAGGAGCAGGGAGAGTTCACCTGTGGTGTCAGGTGGGCAGGCAAAGCATGCGGGTGCAGGTGCTGATTATTGGCTAATGTGGTGTGCATCTATAAAATTCTATGGCTTgcttcagtttttctttgttgtgtaccaataaaactttatttatagacaCTCAAATTGAAATCTCATATTGTCCCTCACCTGTTTCCcctcaacagactccagtgtgtgatgctcccctccctgtgtccatgtgttctcattgttcagcacccacctatgagtgagaacgtgtggtgtttgattttctgttcttgtgtcagtttgctgagaatgatggtttccaggttcatccatctccctacaaaggacatgaactcattgtttttgatggctgcataatattccatggtgtatatgtgccacattcatcatcaatgggcatttgggttggttccaggtctttgctattgtaaatagtgctgcagtgaacatttatgggcatgtgtccttatagtagaacgatttataatcctttggatatatacccagtaatgggattgctgggtcaaatggaatttctatttttaggtccttgaggaatttccacactgtcttccacaatggttgaactaatttacactgccaccaataatgtaaaagtgttcctatttctccacatcctctccagcatctgttgtctccagattttttaatgatcgccattctaactggtgtgagatggtatctcaatgtagttttgatttgcatttctctagtgaccagtgatgatgagcattttttcatatgtttgttggcctcatgtatgccttctgttgtaaagtgtctgttcatatcttttgctcacttttaaatgggtttgtttttttcttgtaaatctgttttagttctctgtagattctgggtatcagccctttgtcagatgggtagactgcaaaaattttttcccattctgttggttgccgattcactctaatgactgtttcttttgctgtgcagaagctgtggagtttgattaggtcccatttgtctatttttacttttgttgccaatgcttttggtgttttggtcatgaagtccttgcctacgcctatgtcctgaatggttttgcctagattttcttctagggtttttatggtgttaggtcttatgtttaagtctttaatccatctggagttaattttagtgtaaggtgtcaggaagggttctagtttctgctttctgcacatggctagccagtgttcccaacaccatttattaaacagggaatcctttccccattgcttgtttttgtcaggtttgttaaagattggatggttgtagatatgttgtgctgcctctgaggcctctgttttgttccattggtctatatctctgttttggtaccagtaccatgctgttttgattactgtagccttgtagtatagtttgaagtctggtagtgtaatgcctcctgctttgttctttttgcttagaattgacttggctatgcaggctctcttttggttccatatgaagtttaaggtgcttttttccagttctgtgaagtaggtcattggtagcttgatggtgatagcgttgaatctgtaaattactttgggcagtatggccattttcatgatattgattctttctaaccatgaacatggaatgtttctccatctctttgtgtcctctcttacttcgttgagcagtggcttgtagttctccttaaagaggtcctttatgtttcttgttaattgtatttttaggtattttattctccttttagcaattgtaaatggcagtttgttcttgatttggctctctttaagtctgttattggtgtataggaatgcttgtgatttttgcacattgattttctatcctgagactttgctgaagttgcttatcagtttcaggagagtttgggctgagacaatggggtcttctagatatacaatcatgtggtctgcaaatagagacaatttggcttcctcctttcctatttgaataccctttatttctttttcttgcctgattgctctggctagaacttccagcattgtattgaataggagtggtgagagagggcatccttgtctagtgccagatttcatagggaatgcttccagtttttgcacattaagtatgatactggctgttggtttgtcataatagcttttattattttgagatacattccatcaatacctagtttattgagggtttttagcataaagagctgttgaattttgtcaaaggccttctctgcatcaattgagataatcacgtggtttttgtctttggttctgtttatgtttgaattacgtttatagacttgcgtatgttgaaccagccttgtatccccaggatgaatcctacttgatcatggtggataagctttttgatgtgctggacctgggctttttttggatggtaggctcttttttttttttttttaaattaattaatttatttatttatttttaaaattttttattggattataggttttggggtacatgagcagagcatg
This Callithrix jacchus isolate 240 chromosome 2, calJac240_pri, whole genome shotgun sequence DNA region includes the following protein-coding sequences:
- the FAXDC2 gene encoding fatty acid hydroxylase domain-containing protein 2 isoform X1 — protein: MKGEAGHILHNEKSKQEGHIWGSMRRTAFILGSGLLLFVAFWNSMTWHLQRFWGASGYFWQAQWERLLTTFEGKEWILFFIDIAKLPSRMFLPILLPYCAGAIQLPTLFFWSFNGLLLVADTTGKPNFISRYRIQVGKNEPVDPVKLRQSIRTVLFNQCMISFPMVVFLYPFLKWWGDPCRRELPTFHWFLLELAIFTLIEEVLFYYSHRLLHHPTFYKKIHKKHHEWTAPIGVISLYAHPIEHVVSNMLPAIVGPLVMGSHLSSITTWFSLALIITTISHCGYHLPFLPSPEFHDYHHRKFNQCYGVLGVLDHLHGTDTMFKQTKAYERHVLLLGFTPLSESIPESPKKME
- the FAXDC2 gene encoding fatty acid hydroxylase domain-containing protein 2 isoform X2 — protein: MKGEAGHILHNEKSKQEGHIWGSMRRTAFILGSGLLLFVAFWNSMTWHLQRFWGASGYFWQAQWERLLTTFEGKEWILFFIGAIQLPTLFFWSFNGLLLVADTTGKPNFISRYRIQVGKNEPVDPVKLRQSIRTVLFNQCMISFPMVVFLYPFLKWWGDPCRRELPTFHWFLLELAIFTLIEEVLFYYSHRLLHHPTFYKKIHKKHHEWTAPIGVISLYAHPIEHVVSNMLPAIVGPLVMGSHLSSITTWFSLALIITTISHCGYHLPFLPSPEFHDYHHRKFNQCYGVLGVLDHLHGTDTMFKQTKAYERHVLLLGFTPLSESIPESPKKME